A region from the Benincasa hispida cultivar B227 chromosome 8, ASM972705v1, whole genome shotgun sequence genome encodes:
- the LOC120082822 gene encoding mini zinc finger protein 1-like isoform X1, producing the protein MMKKRQVVVKRSSDGGSSSSSSNNNNSNRNRNSSSSSRVRNVVRYGECQKNHAANIGGYAVDGCTEFLATAEEGSHGALICAACGCHRNFHRREVESEVVCNILGERIQILVDNDNGVAIQFPIEKEASVDTNKVTNAYPHHKLILLNKMT; encoded by the exons ATGATGAAGAAACGTCAAGTAGTAGTGAAAAGATCATCAGATGGAggatcatcatcatcatcatcaaataATAACAACAGTAATCGAAATAGAAATAGTAGTTCATCTTCAAGAGTAAGAAATGTGGTCAGATATGGAGAGTGCCAAAAGAATCATGCTGCAAATATTGGTGGATATGCTGTTGATGGCTGCACTGAGTTTCTAGCAACTGCTGAAGAAGGCTCTCATGGAGCTCTCATTTGTGCTGCTTGTGGTTGCCACAGGAATTTCCATAGAAGAGAAGTTGAATCTGAAGTTGTTT GCAACATATTGGGCGAAAGGATTCAAATTCTTGTAGATAATGATAATGGAGTTGCTATTCAGTTTCCTATTGAGAAAG AAGCGTCGGTTGATACCAACAAGGTGACTAATGCCTACCCACATCATAAGTTAATCTTGCTGAACAAGATGACATAA
- the LOC120082822 gene encoding mini zinc finger protein 1-like isoform X2, with product MMKKRQVVVKRSSDGGSSSSSSNNNNSNRNRNSSSSSRVRNVVRYGECQKNHAANIGGYAVDGCTEFLATAEEGSHGALICAACGCHRNFHRREVESEVV from the exons ATGATGAAGAAACGTCAAGTAGTAGTGAAAAGATCATCAGATGGAggatcatcatcatcatcatcaaataATAACAACAGTAATCGAAATAGAAATAGTAGTTCATCTTCAAGAGTAAGAAATGTGGTCAGATATGGAGAGTGCCAAAAGAATCATGCTGCAAATATTGGTGGATATGCTGTTGATGGCTGCACTGAGTTTCTAGCAACTGCTGAAGAAGGCTCTCATGGAGCTCTCATTTGTGCTGCTTGTGGTTGCCACAGGAATTTCCATAGAAGAGAAGTTGAATCTGAAGTTGTTT AA